The genome window atacataaCCATTggcacattttgcatttttatacacCTTTTTcacaattacataaaaatatctaTACTTAAATTACAGTGtacagttctttaaaaaaatctatttttattacaatttatatatttaacattattattattattaataatactaaattatTTATAGAATAGTTAAACATAGAAAAGCAATCATAAATAATACATACAGATAATAAATATCACTCCTTCATTCCATATTAAACTGACTCTCTGTGTATCAGGCAGAGTTTTAACAAGGTTGACGGTGTGTCTGGCTGCACCACATTTAACACATAAACCACCTATATCCCAGATTTATTCCCCAAGGTGTTTTTGGGACATCTCTAGGGCTAATGGAGGCAAATAGGCTTAGCACTTAGGGTGTATTGTCCGGGATGCTTACAGGCAAGGTTTGCTGGGGGTAAAACTCTAAACTCTGGGATTACCTCCAACACATCCCTTTAAAATGCTATATAGTCAGGATTTAGCTAATAGGATCCGAGGGGGGGAATAGGGGCCCTGAAGGTAGTTTGGGGGTTAGCTGACAGCAGAACTGCATGCACACGGGTCAGCAGATGTACCAGGCAGACTGCTGGACTAACAGGAGGATTACAGGATTCAGATTAATACGGCTCCTCATAACTGGTAATACGCACAGAGGCTGTCCCATACAGAAATATGATAGAATTCATCCAGGAATAAAGTTCTATAGAGCTAATTATCTAGGCTTGTTATATTCCAGTAAACAAATTCACTCAGGTAGAAAAACAGAGATGtgaccaatttttttatttattttttttacatacaatcTGTTGACCAAATGAAGTGCATAATATCACAATACAATGccatgttataatataatataatataatataatataatataatataatataatataatataatataatataatataatataatataatataatataatataatataatataatatatatgttttcttGTAAAGccctgtatttttattattattatgaaactttttttttttttggctctacGTGTTTGTTTAGAGAATTTTAGTAAAACTATACTTGTTCCACTTTTTAAACTTTAGGCTTATCATTTTAACTGGGAATCTCTACTAAGAACAAGGATGTTGACAAACTGGTTACAGCCTAtcgttttctctctctgtatctcgTTTTTCAATTTCCGACTGAAAGGAGTGACATTACGGAAACATTTTACACCTCACTGAGTGAAGATAAAGCACAGGAGGAGTAAACAGGTACTTCATTGCATGACATCTATCCTTTCTAACATTGATGTTTGAGTTCACCTCATGCTTCTGTCTTGGttgcattttaaatgtgtgttgTTTACTGACCTGTCAAGAAAAGGGTCATACTGATCTTTGAGCCAGTGGAATCGGTTGTGTGTCTTGTGTCAATACTATGTAATTCGTCTCGCTGCTATTTCAGTATTGGCAGAGAATAGGTACATTATatgtacgttttaccatttcagtGACTTTATCGGCAGCTTAAATAGTTACACCAGTAGGTGGTGACTTAATGAGTGAACCAATAATTAAGTAAACCAATTTGTTCCACATGAAATTTAGCTGAATTCAAAattctgaacacaaaataatatgttttgaaGATTGATTACCAAACCAAACACTTTCAGTTCGCATTGACTTCTGttgtatttttgtccatacaatacaGTGATTGTTCTTCATGTGCAAAATTTCAAGAATGTAGCCTATGTTTGTTACACTTAGCAAATAGGTGGTGTCATGACCCCACGGGAACAGCTAAGGAAGATATCGGCGCTGGGAGAGCAAGGTGCCCTAGATGAGAAACACTGGTACCGAATGGTCAATGGAATGTCTGCTGGAGGTAAGAGCTCTTCATAGAAGTGGCAGAGTTCATAGAACACTTTAACCAGAGCTGATCGCAACCTTGAAGAATTATGGCTTAGAAAGAGCTACTTTTAGACTAGAGACACCTTCATCTGTTCCCCTGTGTTTGAAGCAGAGATAAGGCAAAGGCAGGAGCTCATGATGAGGAACCAGATGGCCATGACTCCACAGATCTTGACTCAGGGGCAGCAGAGACTGCAGGGTGTCCCGGCACAGTTTGATCCCCGCTTCATGGAAAGGTCTGTTAGAATGAACTCCAAAACAACCAAGACAGTAAAAGAGAATGAGTTTTTAATTGTTAATGGATATTTTAGGTTCGATTTACATGAGCTTTAATGTCATGACAAGAAATTGACATTTATTGCCAAAGCATTTTCAGCTAACTAAGCagtttaaattagaattttacaaatttaaattctAACTTCAAATCTTATTTGTCACACACACAACCATACACAGTATAATGTGCAGTGAAATGTTTTTTATGACTCTTCATACAGAATGAACTAGCACAGAAatgaaattaacataaaatagAAAGGACGTAGGAATGAAaggaacatacaaataaaaataaataaatcataaagcaTAAATAAGACAATGGGAATGGGAAAGGTACATGGGAATAggaatagaaaatagaaaaacatagtagaagaaaaaaaaatgtagaaaatagaaatataactAGATAACCAAGATGTAAGCTGTAAGATTTGAATGATGTATGAATCCTCTTTTTCTGCAGGGACCTGATGCCGCCCACTGAAATAGTATCAGCTGACGCTAGACAAATCCACATGGGTGCCCACTTCGGCCACTCTCTGCCCACAAACTCCAATGTTATTCCAGGCAGAGGATTCCCTGGCACAGGTTAGAATGAAATTATATGCTGGTTAAATGTAGAGAAATACAGGGGAAGCTCAGTGAGGAAGAACAAtctaattttagaattttttccGTTTTGCAGGTTACGGCTTCCTTCCTACTGAATCCATGGAGACGGTTGCTAGACGACAGGAGTTAATTCACAAACAGAACATAGCCAGGTAAACGTTAGAGTATTTGCTATAACTATGTTAAACGGGAGTAAAGTCATACAGATGAATGCAATACAAATCCATAGAGTGCAACATTCGATTTCTAGAAGTTAAATCTCCATTCATTTTGTCCATAGGAAAGACAGATTTGTTGTGAGTTAAACTGATGGTATATGCCTatgttgaaaacatctgtttgcattatttcaacttgtttttaaaatgatcaGGTTTAACTCAAACCAgaaaattccaccaatcagagaatagTAGTGAGCAGATAGAGCCAAAAGATCATTGCAGCCAAGAACTTTCAAAGTAATAAACAAACCAGtgttaatctatctatctatctatctatctatctatctatctatctatctatatatatatatatatatatatatatatatatatatatatatatatatatatatatatatattcttttcttCACTAATATATACAATCTAGTACCTTCCATCGAACAGTACTTCTGTCCAATTTTCAGTTActtttttgcattaaataaaagtttgtaatgttgttattCACCTTGTAGCTGATTGTCTTGATTTATGGCTTATAATGCTTtcacaaagacatttttaaaatccCTATGAGAAAAATGAAACCTCTGAAAAAGTGGGCGTGCactaattgtaaataatttttttcaatgaggATGGAGATGAATGCTATCCTGCACCAAAAAGAACTGGAGAACTCCCACCAAAAGGGTCTTATCGGGATGGAGAATCCTATGATGTACCAAGGCATCCAACCCAATCCAACGGCCTTCAGGGGACGCCAGCGGCTCCCAGATAATCATGATGTATTCATCCATCGCACTGCCCTTGAAGACCTGCATGCTAACAGTCTCCTAATGTCAAGCCCTTACCCACCAATCAACACATTGCAAAGAGAGCGAGGACGCAGGACCGGCAGAAGGACTGCCAATCATAAGAGCTCATACAGCAACATCACTCTCCCAAAAGGCCAATCAGAAGAGAAGAACATCGAGCAGAGTCCAGGAGCTGCTTCAGGGGAGGAGAAGGATGTTGAAGGGAAAGATGAAGTGAGCAATGAGACCACCACCAGCAAACCACACCAAAACAAAGTAGAAACAGAGCTGTCTTCTGGCAGTAGTAGGAAAAGTTTTAAGGAAGGAGAGCCCGGGATTCGCAACGCATGTATTAGTGGACAGGAGGGCTGTACAGAAGTCACCAACTGCAATGCTAGCACCAGTGAAAAAGACATATCCAGCCACTGCTCGGCTTTTCATGAAAAGTTTCTGTACCCGTCTGTTTCTGGCCCGCTCACAGGGATGCCCTACATGCCCCCCGTGCCAGGAAATGGACTACCACTTGGTGTGTTTATTAGTTTacctttttttaatgcagttgttGAGTTTAACTGTAttgtttagtattatttatataataatataaaaagtctTAGTTTAgtctttattatattttctacaatatgttgtcattttaatttttgttgaagttttagtaatgttgttatgtgcttttgtcatattttattttaaatatttaaaaaaaagttatacttttaattaacaataacaacattgcTATGTAGCTGTTTGTTTCGTCAACttatatacatttcttttaagACAAAATGTAATCATGATTTATGATAGTCAGAGTTACATAttcatttttggtttattttcaaCTAGGACATCCTACTATGTTTCTTAATGGAGAAGAAATGTCTTCATTAGAAGATATTCGCAAGTGGTCAGATGATGACGTCTACAACTTCATCAGTGAAATACCAAGCTGCGCTGAATATGCACAggtaataaaaattttaaaattactAAATGCAATTACAATTATATACCTTTTAGTCTCATTCAATCGTGTGTCATCCATTGCAGACATTCAAAGACCACATGATTGATGGAGAGACCTTACCTCTTCTTACAGAGGACCACCTCCTGGATACACTTGGGCTAAAGCTCGGGCCTGCGCTCAAGATACGATCACAGGTATTCGCCATCTTTCAAAAGGACCAAATTCTATCTGAATAAGAAGGTTAATcgttcaaattaaattaatattcaaatattaactcaaatgaagtatattttgtatatgtaaaatgaaaaatacacatgaagtatattttgtatatgtaaaatgaaaaatgcacataTATGACTGATTATTTTAAGGGTCCTCTCTTCCCTCCAAGAGGTCCTTGGTCTTcaaaaaatgaaagtttattaAAGAATGAATACATTTAACCCATTAGTTTGTTCTGTTCTCTTTTTAGTTGTCCCGACGGCTGGGTAACATGTTCTACAACATGATGAACTTGCCTCTCGCCGTCTCCGGTCTGCAGCCTCCACCTGAGAAAAGCGGGGACAGATCATCAGACATCAGCTCCCCCCTCAACTGCAACAGTGTGGAGCTGCTCAGCAGCCCAAGAGACACAGAAGCTCTTAAAGCTACAGAACCTGTTAGTGAAGCTGATAATCCCTCACCGACCCAGATGAGTGAGACCACCTGAATAACCATGCAGAACTCAGTGGCGGCTGATCAACAGGGGGCGCTGGGGCACCACCCTCCTCAAGTTAAATGAAGCCTACTTCAACATGTTAATGAGTCAATTTATTGAACAATTTTCACAGTCTTTAAACTGACATCTTAAAGGATTTGGTATCCTGTGGCTCCCCCGTGTGGACAACATTAATATTATGGCCTTAATCTCTGAATCACATTAATATAAAtggcagatatatattttttttaataattacacatttaatgATTTCTTTACAAACAATACACCCACATTAAACTCAAATTCACTGATTCATGGAATCTTATTTCATGCTTTAACAGTTGATTTTCAAACTTCAATTTTTAAGCTAAGCAGTAATGATACATTATTATAGCCCTTTTTAAATGGTTATTTAACAATTGCATTCAGTCCCGCTGCTTGCATTAATAGTGTGTTTCACTTTGTTGGCTCCCTCAAAAAAATTTACCAACAGCCGCCACTGGCAGAATTGTTGGACTTCTTTTTATAactcaaaaattattttctattttgacACCAAAAACATAAGGTAGACAGGTACTGACATTTTTACAGTGAACTGACTGATTCTATGCTTTTGAATATTCATCACAAATATATTGTAGGCTCAGAATGTGGTTTCAAACAGACTAGGAGACTGTCGAATGCTGGGGTTTTTTCTATGTTTCTATATGTTTTAATAAGTCAgtaaatcatttacattttttttctttttcattactgCCCTTTTTATTGTacaattgtattttgttttttacttcaaACTCGGATTATTCTCTGTTGTCATATACTGTTTtctatggagaaaaataaaaataattattcctTTGGTCTTCGATTCATGTGATATGATAAAAAGATTCATATACAgcatttagacacacacacatacacaacagaaTATACAGCgtgaaaatacattatttatgaaATATGTCTGAATCTATCTTAAATCCCTCATTTATGTgagtttttttgtaacattaaatatcaaatcaaatttaGCCTAAATTAAGCTAATACTTGTAGGGGGCAGATTCCAAATGATGTTttgcagttaataataataattatcaagctatcaatttttacatatcaagtGTTCCAGGgtaattgaacccccaaccttgcacttcaTAGTACAATGCTCTACCAAATGAATTACAGgaacacataataaataataaatcccatgtttaaaatatatttgttttgattattttatccTTACAGTCCTTTTGAATGGTTAATCAATGCAGTCAACACAACGATAAACTAACAAAattgcttttattgttttttttatatatatatagtttcttttaattaaaataataaatactatttttatttcatttcggGTTTCATAATAACCCTGGTTCAAATGTTAGGCTACTTCTTAGGTGTCGAACATTTGTTGAACATTGATGTTCTGTGTTGCTGTTAAATTTAAGATAGCTAATAGTTTATCTAACAATTCtcactataaaaaaatatttatttattgaccgTGACTTCAATGCCACACCTGCACTTTAGATGGCAGTACTCATTCATTCAGATTTTAATTTGCCGAGCGAAGAAGTGGCTGATCACGGGCTTTTCGAACTATCGCGAGACTTCCCTCCCCACTATTTTCGTGACCACGTCAAGGGAACCCAGAAGTTAGAAATCATGGCGGAGCGCAGGAGACACAAGAAGCGAATTCAGGTACAGAATTCACGTAATGTTTGTTATTAGAGGCCTAGTCTTAGATCGCTGTTTGGCATCGAGTAATTTTTCGAGTTAACGTTAGTGTTTTGTTCGACCCATAATACAATTGTACGTTACTCTGATCCGTTATTTTTGCAACGCTCTCGTTTATGGGAGGTGGATTATTTGTCAGTGCTGGCGCAATTTTTGCGCTTCGTTTGGGTAATGCATTTAATCTTTTTGCAGGCACCTAATCATTCATGCAATTGCTCGATGGATTCGATGTGAGCATGAGCTGATTGGGATGTCTCTGTGTTTAGTGGCACAGCTGATGGAGTTGGCCATCTTAGCTCGGCACAGACTGTCCTCTTTAACCAGCTGCTGGCTCACATGCTTCACGAATTTGACCAAATACCGTCCAAAACGGAGCCCTTCTCTTCCCCAATTTTTTACCCATTTGCAGAGTAATTAAAGcagcatttc of Carassius gibelio isolate Cgi1373 ecotype wild population from Czech Republic chromosome A2, carGib1.2-hapl.c, whole genome shotgun sequence contains these proteins:
- the LOC128031584 gene encoding sterile alpha motif domain-containing protein 7-like isoform X2, translated to MTPREQLRKISALGEQGALDEKHWYRMVNGMSAGEIRQRQELMMRNQMAMTPQILTQGQQRLQGVPAQFDPRFMERDLMPPTEIVSADARQIHMGAHFGHSLPTNSNVIPGRGFPGTGYGFLPTESMETVARRQELIHKQNIARMEMNAILHQKELENSHQKGLIGMENPMMYQGIQPNPTAFRGRQRLPDNHDVFIHRTALEDLHANSLLMSSPYPPINTLQRERGRRTGRRTANHKSSYSNITLPKGQSEEKNIEQSPGAASGEEKDVEGKDEVSNETTTSKPHQNKVETELSSGSSRKSFKEGEPGIRNACISGQEGCTEVTNCNASTSEKDISSHCSAFHEKFLYPSVSGPLTGMPYMPPVPGNGLPLGHPTMFLNGEEMSSLEDIRKWSDDDVYNFISEIPSCAEYAQTFKDHMIDGETLPLLTEDHLLDTLGLKLGPALKIRSQLSRRLGNMFYNMMNLPLAVSGLQPPPEKSGDRSSDISSPLNCNSVELLSSPRDTEALKATEPVSEADNPSPTQMSETT
- the LOC128031584 gene encoding sterile alpha motif domain-containing protein 7-like isoform X1, with amino-acid sequence MTPREQLRKISALGEQGALDEKHWYRMVNGMSAGAEIRQRQELMMRNQMAMTPQILTQGQQRLQGVPAQFDPRFMERDLMPPTEIVSADARQIHMGAHFGHSLPTNSNVIPGRGFPGTGYGFLPTESMETVARRQELIHKQNIARMEMNAILHQKELENSHQKGLIGMENPMMYQGIQPNPTAFRGRQRLPDNHDVFIHRTALEDLHANSLLMSSPYPPINTLQRERGRRTGRRTANHKSSYSNITLPKGQSEEKNIEQSPGAASGEEKDVEGKDEVSNETTTSKPHQNKVETELSSGSSRKSFKEGEPGIRNACISGQEGCTEVTNCNASTSEKDISSHCSAFHEKFLYPSVSGPLTGMPYMPPVPGNGLPLGHPTMFLNGEEMSSLEDIRKWSDDDVYNFISEIPSCAEYAQTFKDHMIDGETLPLLTEDHLLDTLGLKLGPALKIRSQLSRRLGNMFYNMMNLPLAVSGLQPPPEKSGDRSSDISSPLNCNSVELLSSPRDTEALKATEPVSEADNPSPTQMSETT